The sequence GGCTGCCGCAAGGCCGCTTAGTCCACCTCCTCCCAAGAAGGCGATCTGACCAAGGCCTGCCATCCGTCCCCGGAGAACCTGGGGTGCATGCACTTGGATGATCAGATTGGTGCCCGCCAACAGGCTTGCGGTGCCGGCGCCGATCAGGAAAGCCATCGCCAATCCCCAGGCGAGGCCGGCTTGGTTCGATAAACCCAGTTGGGCCAGGGCTGTCAGGAGCGTCGTGCTGCCGAGCAGCCAGCCGGGACGGCGGCTGATGGCAGCGGCATGACGCTGCAGAAGGACTCCGCCGCAGATGCTGCCGCAGGCCAGAACACTGGTGAAGAGCCCCAGGGCCATGGGGCTTGGGCCTAGGAGTTCCAGGGCCATGAGCGGGGCTAGCCCTGGGTGGAAGAAGCCCACCAGGCAGGCCGCGGCGGTGAAACTCAGGACGTGCCGCAGGCGCGCGCCGCAATCCCGCCAGGCGGTCAAGAGGTTGGCGGCCTGGCCTTTCTGGCTTCTGCGTTCGCGCTCGCGATGGGGAGCCATCAGCCAGAGCAGGGTGAGGATCGGGAAGAGATAGGTGGCGGCATCCAAGCTGAGGGCCAGGGTGGGCCCGGTGGTCGCCAGCAGGAGTCCCCCCAGGGGAGGGCCCACCAATTTGCCGACGTTGAAGATCACCGAGAAGCTGGCCAGGTAAGGGCCGAGCTGCTCGGGCTCATCCACCAGCAAGGCGACGTATTTGTTGCGTGCCGTCAGTTCGTAGGTGCTGGCGATCCCAATGCCCAAGGTGCTGAGCAGCAGCA is a genomic window of Synechococcus sp. A10-1-5-1 containing:
- a CDS encoding MFS transporter; translated protein: MIQRGLKRLQGRLTRHQRTTFLLASGISTAGSFAGLTAKGWLLMEGAENPFLLALNFAMLTLPTLVISGPAGVMTDRLGSERVLIRAQWGLLIAAVLGAIAIPLTVGPEQDVLLLLSTLGIGIASTYELTARNKYVALLVDEPEQLGPYLASFSVIFNVGKLVGPPLGGLLLATTGPTLALSLDAATYLFPILTLLWLMAPHRERERRSQKGQAANLLTAWRDCGARLRHVLSFTAAACLVGFFHPGLAPLMALELLGPSPMALGLFTSVLACGSICGGVLLQRHAAAISRRPGWLLGSTTLLTALAQLGLSNQAGLAWGLAMAFLIGAGTASLLAGTNLIIQVHAPQVLRGRMAGLGQIAFLGGGGLSGLAAAFLTETLPGGLWGCLAVLGSLGAVLGVWELLNNRKLRLN